One stretch of Streptomyces sp. NBC_00443 DNA includes these proteins:
- a CDS encoding S1 family peptidase: protein MKKLLTALKRCAVLGAAALAIVSLQPVSAAQAADSRVVGGTRASQGEFPFMVRLSMGCGGALYTQQIVLTAAHCVGATGPNTSITATAGVVDLQSTSGRVQVRSTYVYRAPGYNGDGKDWALIKLAQPINLPTLKIATTTQYNTGTFTVAGCGAAREGGAQQRYMLKANVPFVSDAQCRSYSGYSGLIASEEICAGFPSGGVDTCQGDSGGPMFRRDASNAWIQVGIVSWGIGCARPNAPGVYTEVSTFASAIASAASSL, encoded by the coding sequence TTGAAGAAGCTCCTCACCGCCCTCAAGAGATGCGCGGTCCTCGGCGCCGCCGCTCTCGCGATCGTCAGCCTTCAGCCCGTCTCGGCCGCGCAGGCCGCAGACTCGCGCGTCGTCGGCGGAACCCGTGCCTCACAGGGCGAGTTCCCGTTCATGGTCCGGCTCTCCATGGGCTGTGGCGGCGCGCTCTACACCCAGCAGATCGTGCTCACCGCCGCGCACTGTGTGGGCGCGACCGGCCCCAACACCAGCATCACCGCCACCGCCGGCGTCGTGGACCTGCAGTCCACCAGCGGCCGCGTCCAGGTCCGCTCCACGTACGTGTACCGCGCCCCCGGCTACAACGGCGACGGCAAGGACTGGGCGCTCATCAAGCTCGCCCAGCCGATCAACCTGCCGACGCTGAAGATCGCCACGACCACGCAGTACAACACCGGCACCTTCACCGTGGCCGGCTGTGGCGCGGCCCGTGAGGGCGGTGCCCAGCAGCGCTACATGCTCAAGGCCAACGTGCCGTTCGTCAGCGACGCCCAGTGCCGCTCCTACAGCGGCTACAGCGGCCTCATCGCGAGCGAGGAGATCTGCGCCGGCTTCCCGTCCGGTGGCGTCGACACCTGCCAGGGCGACTCCGGCGGCCCGATGTTCCGCCGCGACGCGAGCAACGCCTGGATCCAGGTCGGCATCGTCAGCTGGGGCATAGGCTGCGCCCGCCCGAACGCCCCCGGCGTCTACACCGAGGTCTCCACCTTCGCGTCGGCGATCGCCTCCGCGGCGTCGTCCCTGTGA
- a CDS encoding GlxA family transcriptional regulator: MGAVNRLIVIVLFEGVDLLDVTGPPEVFSLVRHETTDGVGYEVVLAAETTAPVTTAAGVRILPDATFHEVAERAIDTLLVPGSVEVDGESRIHPVTDPSTVAWVKALAGRTRRVASVCVGAHILAAAGLLDGKRATTHWSTAQRLAADHPAVRVEPDPIFIREEGEIWTGAGISACLDLSLALVAEDFGEQVALRVARQLVMYLKRPGGQSQFSVPLEPVSTTRRIEDLRHHILNNIDQRLTVPDLAAYAHVSDRQLTRIFKSELGMTPHAYIESARVELAGNLLESTDATLERVATVCGFGTVDTLIRAFRRRHATTPSEYRARFRAAPVRVTAETG, from the coding sequence GTGGGGGCCGTGAACCGGTTGATCGTGATCGTGCTGTTCGAGGGCGTCGACCTCCTCGATGTCACCGGCCCGCCGGAGGTGTTCTCCCTCGTCCGGCACGAAACCACCGACGGCGTCGGCTACGAGGTCGTCCTGGCCGCCGAGACGACCGCGCCGGTGACGACGGCGGCGGGCGTGCGGATCCTGCCCGATGCCACCTTTCACGAAGTCGCCGAACGGGCCATCGACACGCTCCTGGTCCCCGGTTCCGTCGAGGTGGACGGCGAGAGCCGCATCCACCCCGTCACCGACCCCTCCACGGTGGCCTGGGTGAAGGCGCTGGCCGGCCGTACCCGACGGGTGGCCTCGGTGTGCGTCGGCGCGCACATCCTCGCCGCCGCGGGGCTCCTCGACGGCAAGCGCGCCACCACGCACTGGTCGACCGCGCAGCGGCTCGCCGCCGACCATCCGGCGGTGCGGGTCGAACCGGATCCGATCTTCATCCGTGAGGAGGGCGAGATCTGGACCGGCGCGGGGATCAGCGCCTGTCTGGACCTGTCCCTGGCCCTGGTCGCGGAGGACTTCGGCGAGCAGGTCGCGCTGCGCGTCGCCCGCCAACTCGTGATGTACCTGAAGCGGCCCGGCGGGCAGTCGCAGTTCAGCGTGCCGTTGGAGCCGGTGTCCACGACCAGGCGCATCGAGGACCTCCGGCATCACATCCTGAACAACATCGACCAGCGCCTCACCGTGCCGGACCTGGCCGCGTACGCGCATGTCAGTGACCGCCAGCTGACCCGCATCTTCAAGTCCGAACTCGGCATGACGCCGCACGCCTACATCGAGTCGGCGCGGGTCGAGTTGGCCGGCAACCTGCTGGAGAGCACCGACGCCACGCTGGAGCGGGTCGCCACGGTCTGCGGGTTCGGCACGGTCGACACCCTCATCCGGGCCTTCCGCCGCCGGCACGCCACGACGCCGAGCGAGTACCGGGCGAGGTTCCGGGCCGCTCCGGTCCGGGTGACGGCCGAAACGGGGTGA
- a CDS encoding cysteine hydrolase family protein yields MASKTLRELGGADDAPAALASSTLILVDYQNTYTRGAMELAGWKPALEAASDLLTRAREAGAEVIHVQHDDGEGSLYDIRTENGRIHPDVAPIEGESVVVKQAPDSFHGTDLGKLVDEAGNETVIVAGFMTHMCVAYTTASAALRGNKPTVPADACATRSIVDVSADELHRSALAAIADAYGVVVASGRELA; encoded by the coding sequence GTGGCCAGCAAGACGCTGCGCGAACTCGGCGGTGCCGACGACGCCCCTGCGGCCCTCGCGTCCTCGACGCTGATCCTCGTCGACTACCAGAACACCTACACCCGCGGCGCGATGGAACTCGCCGGCTGGAAGCCGGCCCTCGAAGCGGCGTCGGATCTGCTGACCCGGGCCCGCGAGGCAGGAGCCGAGGTCATCCACGTCCAGCACGACGACGGCGAGGGGTCGCTGTACGACATCCGCACGGAGAACGGCCGCATACACCCCGATGTCGCGCCCATCGAGGGCGAGTCCGTGGTCGTCAAGCAGGCCCCGGACTCCTTCCACGGGACCGACCTCGGCAAGCTCGTGGACGAGGCGGGGAACGAGACCGTGATCGTCGCCGGGTTCATGACCCACATGTGCGTCGCGTACACGACGGCGTCCGCGGCCCTGCGCGGCAACAAGCCGACCGTGCCCGCGGACGCCTGCGCCACCCGGTCGATCGTGGATGTGTCCGCCGACGAGCTGCACCGCAGCGCGCTGGCGGCCATAGCCGACGCGTACGGCGTCGTCGTCGCGTCCGGGAGGGAGCTGGCCTGA
- a CDS encoding lectin, which translates to MRRSTRTLGLLLAGLLTTAGFSAATPAQAAGEQVTAWLTTTDDTGGRHVTRGLQPQTPFAFQAGSGGSGENITVDENTRYQSFTGGGASFTDTAAWLMDGSGALSQATKDDTMRKLFSPTEGIGLSFLRNPMGGSDLARFGYTYDDMPAGQTDPDLSEFSIAHDLQDVVPLTKQARQLNPGLTVMASPWTAPAWMKDNGQLNGGWLKAEHYGAYASYFVKYVQAYQAQGIPISYVTAQNEPTCCSGYPSMSWNASGLAYFTKNELLPKLQNAGLSTKVLAHDWNWDTYDAYAAQTVDDAAVRNHPNFGGIAWHGYGGDVAEQTQVHDQYPQLDAFGTEHSGGTWIANQQREDMMNIIDYTRNWAKSVTKWSLALDQNRGPHNGGCGTCDGLITVHNGDARHGQVDYTVEYYTMGHLTKFVKPGAQRIASTASSSVPNVAWRNPDGSKALIAYNDASSAKTVTINWGSQHATYSLPGKTSATFTWAGTQTEGPSQSGALVGLAGKCLDVAGGSSADGTAVQLYDCNGSTAQRWTVQADGSVRALGKCLDVTSGSTADGAQVQLYGCNGSGAQQWSYIASSGDVVNRAASKCLDVTGNSSANGARAQIWSCTGAANQKWRLQA; encoded by the coding sequence ATGAGGAGATCCACTCGGACGCTCGGGCTGCTTCTCGCCGGGCTCCTCACCACGGCCGGCTTCTCGGCTGCCACACCCGCGCAGGCGGCCGGCGAGCAGGTCACCGCCTGGCTCACCACGACGGACGACACCGGCGGACGCCATGTGACCCGCGGGCTCCAGCCGCAGACTCCGTTCGCCTTCCAGGCCGGGTCCGGCGGCAGCGGCGAGAACATCACCGTCGACGAGAACACCCGCTACCAGTCCTTCACCGGCGGCGGCGCGTCCTTCACGGACACCGCGGCCTGGCTGATGGACGGCAGCGGCGCGCTGTCGCAGGCCACCAAGGACGACACGATGCGCAAGCTGTTCTCCCCGACGGAGGGCATCGGGCTGTCGTTCCTGCGCAATCCCATGGGCGGCTCGGACCTCGCCCGCTTCGGCTACACCTACGACGACATGCCGGCCGGGCAGACCGACCCGGACCTCTCCGAGTTCTCGATCGCCCACGATCTCCAGGACGTCGTGCCGCTGACGAAGCAGGCACGTCAGCTCAACCCCGGGCTCACCGTGATGGCCTCGCCGTGGACGGCGCCCGCCTGGATGAAGGACAACGGGCAGCTCAACGGGGGCTGGCTGAAGGCGGAGCACTACGGGGCGTACGCCTCGTACTTCGTGAAGTACGTGCAGGCCTACCAGGCCCAGGGCATCCCGATCTCGTACGTCACCGCCCAGAACGAGCCGACCTGCTGCTCGGGCTATCCGTCGATGAGCTGGAACGCGAGCGGGCTCGCGTACTTCACGAAGAACGAGCTGCTGCCGAAGCTCCAGAACGCCGGGCTGTCGACGAAGGTCCTGGCCCACGACTGGAACTGGGACACCTACGACGCCTACGCCGCGCAGACGGTCGACGACGCGGCGGTCCGCAACCACCCGAACTTCGGCGGGATCGCCTGGCACGGCTACGGCGGTGACGTGGCCGAGCAGACGCAGGTGCACGACCAGTATCCGCAGCTGGACGCGTTCGGCACCGAGCACTCGGGTGGCACCTGGATCGCCAACCAGCAGCGCGAGGACATGATGAACATCATCGACTACACCCGGAACTGGGCGAAGTCGGTGACCAAGTGGTCGCTCGCGCTGGACCAGAACCGGGGTCCGCACAACGGCGGCTGCGGGACCTGCGACGGTCTGATCACCGTCCACAACGGGGACGCCCGGCACGGGCAGGTCGACTACACCGTCGAGTACTACACGATGGGCCATCTGACGAAGTTCGTGAAGCCGGGCGCCCAGCGCATCGCGTCCACGGCGTCGTCGTCGGTGCCGAACGTGGCGTGGCGCAACCCGGACGGGTCGAAGGCGCTGATCGCGTACAACGATGCGTCGAGCGCGAAGACCGTCACGATCAACTGGGGTTCGCAGCACGCCACTTACTCGCTGCCCGGCAAGACGTCGGCGACGTTCACCTGGGCGGGCACCCAGACCGAGGGTCCGTCCCAGTCCGGGGCGCTGGTGGGCCTTGCCGGCAAGTGCCTTGACGTGGCGGGCGGTTCGTCGGCCGACGGCACGGCGGTGCAGCTCTACGACTGCAACGGCTCGACCGCACAGCGGTGGACCGTGCAGGCCGACGGTTCGGTGCGGGCGCTGGGCAAGTGCCTGGACGTCACGTCCGGCTCGACGGCGGACGGGGCGCAGGTGCAGCTGTACGGCTGCAACGGGTCGGGTGCGCAGCAGTGGTCGTACATCGCGTCGTCGGGCGACGTGGTCAACCGCGCCGCGAGCAAGTGCCTCGACGTGACCGGCAACTCCTCGGCGAACGGGGCCCGTGCGCAGATCTGGAGTTGCACGGGCGCCGCCAACCAGAAGTGGCGTCTGCAGGCGTAG
- a CDS encoding VOC family protein, with translation MDTDDVGNLFTRGQVATRLPAQDLERARRFYSEKLGLEPVDERPGGLLYRCGGTEFALFQSTGASPGTFTQMGWQIEDVDTAVAELRRRGVEFEEVDVPGLCTTNGIADIEGHYPSKGFRGERAAWFHDSEGNLLGIGQPYV, from the coding sequence ATGGACACGGACGACGTAGGGAACCTGTTCACCCGGGGGCAGGTCGCGACCCGGCTGCCCGCGCAGGACCTGGAGCGGGCGCGGCGCTTCTATTCCGAAAAGCTGGGTCTGGAGCCCGTCGACGAGCGGCCGGGCGGGCTGCTGTACCGGTGCGGCGGCACGGAGTTCGCCCTGTTCCAGTCGACGGGAGCGTCCCCCGGCACCTTCACCCAGATGGGCTGGCAGATCGAGGACGTGGACACGGCCGTGGCGGAACTCAGGCGGCGCGGCGTCGAGTTCGAGGAGGTCGACGTGCCGGGCCTGTGCACGACGAACGGCATCGCCGACATCGAGGGGCACTACCCCAGCAAGGGCTTCCGCGGGGAGCGCGCCGCCTGGTTCCACGACAGTGAGGGCAACCTGCTGGGGATCGGTCAGCCCTACGTCTGA
- the cimA gene encoding citramalate synthase: MSVTSELDDSFHVFDTTLRDGAQREGINLTVADKLAIARHLDDFGVGFIEGGWPGANPRDTEFFARAQQEIAFRHAQLVAFGSTRRAGGKASEDPQVRALLESGAPVITLVAKSHDRHVELALRTTLDENLAMVGDTVSYLREQGRRVFVDCEHFFDGYRANPEYAKAVVRTASEAGADVVILCDTNGGMLPAQIQAVVSTVLADTGARLGIHTQDDTGCAVANTLAAVDAGATHVQCTANGYGERVGNANLFPVVAALELKYGKKVLPDGHLREMTRISHAIAEVVNLTPSTHQPYVGVSAFAHKAGLHASAIKVDPDLYQHIDPEQVGNTMRMLVSDMAGRASIELKGKELGIDLGGDRELVGRVVERVKERELKGYTYEAADASFELLLRTEVEGKPLKYFQVESWRAIVEDRPDGSHANEATVKLFAKGERIVATAEGNGPVNALDRALRVALEKIYPQLAKLDLVDYKVRILEGVHGTQSTTRVLISTSDGAGEWSTVGVAENVIAASWQALEDAYTYGLLRAGVTPAE; this comes from the coding sequence ATGTCGGTAACCAGCGAGCTCGACGACTCGTTCCACGTCTTCGACACCACCCTGCGCGACGGCGCCCAGCGGGAGGGCATCAACCTCACCGTCGCCGACAAGCTGGCCATCGCCCGCCACCTGGACGACTTCGGCGTGGGCTTCATCGAGGGCGGCTGGCCCGGCGCCAACCCCCGCGACACCGAGTTCTTCGCGCGCGCCCAGCAGGAGATCGCCTTCCGGCACGCCCAGTTGGTCGCCTTCGGCTCCACCCGCCGCGCGGGCGGCAAGGCGTCCGAGGACCCGCAGGTCAGGGCGCTGCTGGAGTCCGGCGCCCCGGTGATCACCCTGGTCGCGAAGTCCCACGACCGGCACGTCGAGCTCGCGCTGCGCACCACGCTGGACGAGAACCTCGCGATGGTCGGCGACACGGTGTCGTACCTGCGCGAGCAGGGCCGCCGCGTCTTCGTCGACTGCGAGCACTTCTTCGACGGCTACCGCGCCAACCCCGAGTACGCGAAAGCCGTCGTCCGAACGGCCTCGGAGGCCGGCGCGGACGTCGTGATCCTCTGCGACACCAACGGCGGCATGCTCCCCGCCCAGATCCAGGCGGTCGTCTCGACGGTCCTCGCCGACACCGGCGCCCGGCTCGGCATCCACACCCAGGACGACACCGGCTGCGCGGTCGCCAACACCCTCGCGGCCGTCGACGCGGGCGCCACCCACGTCCAGTGCACGGCCAACGGCTACGGCGAGCGGGTCGGCAACGCCAACCTGTTCCCGGTGGTGGCGGCCCTGGAGCTGAAGTACGGCAAGAAGGTCCTCCCCGACGGCCACCTCCGCGAGATGACCCGCATCTCGCACGCCATCGCCGAGGTCGTCAACCTCACCCCCTCCACCCACCAGCCGTACGTCGGCGTCTCCGCCTTCGCGCACAAGGCCGGCCTGCACGCCTCCGCGATCAAGGTCGACCCGGACCTGTACCAGCACATCGACCCCGAGCAGGTCGGCAACACCATGCGGATGCTGGTCTCCGACATGGCGGGCCGCGCCTCGATCGAGCTCAAGGGCAAGGAACTCGGCATCGACCTCGGCGGCGACCGGGAGCTGGTCGGCCGGGTGGTCGAGCGGGTGAAGGAGCGCGAGCTCAAGGGCTACACGTACGAGGCCGCCGACGCCAGCTTCGAACTCCTGCTCCGCACCGAGGTCGAGGGCAAGCCGCTCAAGTACTTCCAGGTCGAGTCCTGGCGCGCGATCGTCGAGGACCGCCCCGACGGCAGCCACGCCAACGAGGCCACGGTCAAGCTCTTCGCCAAGGGCGAGCGCATCGTCGCCACGGCGGAGGGCAACGGCCCGGTCAACGCCCTCGACCGGGCGCTCCGGGTCGCGCTGGAGAAGATCTACCCCCAGCTCGCCAAGCTGGACCTCGTCGACTACAAGGTCCGCATCCTGGAGGGCGTGCACGGCACCCAGTCCACGACCCGCGTCCTGATCTCCACGTCCGACGGGGCGGGGGAGTGGTCCACGGTCGGCGTCGCCGAGAACGTCATCGCCGCCTCGTGGCAGGCCCTGGAGGACGCCTACACCTACGGCCTGCTGCGGGCCGGGGTGACGCCGGCCGAGTAG
- a CDS encoding TolB family protein, producing MHSTKRVVALAIALAAATATLSGTPTSAAPRAPYTEKASVAPDGTDGNRASDGQSLSVDGRYLAFVSDADNLVAGDSNGVADAFVRDLRTGVTRLASTAADGSPGDANVLDVSLSADGRYLAFTSNPTYNTADNHIFVKDLRTGALQRIDDAVDTGYSAGSMPALSADGRYVAFVALHTSDAGPEGDRSNRVYRVDRVTGERVRISQVPGEGAWKSAATQPTISADGNKVGYRFFVPYPTRGDWSDAYVRDVRSGELTQVDKAPDGTVSDGHSEYPQVSADGRYMVFNSLDSKLTPGDTNGTHNVFVRDLKTGDLRRIDAGDPAAHTGFARLSADSRYLAFGSAAPADPNAARQVYVRDLRTGRTELVSAAAQGGPSADYADYPVIDRHGRTVAFSSRGADLVPDDTADTTHVYVRHLR from the coding sequence ATGCACAGCACCAAGCGAGTTGTCGCGCTCGCGATCGCCCTGGCCGCCGCGACGGCGACGCTGTCGGGGACGCCGACGAGCGCCGCGCCACGGGCGCCGTACACCGAGAAGGCGAGCGTGGCCCCGGACGGCACGGACGGCAACCGTGCCTCCGACGGGCAGAGCCTGAGCGTCGACGGCCGCTATCTGGCCTTCGTCTCCGACGCCGACAACCTCGTCGCGGGCGACTCCAACGGCGTCGCCGACGCGTTCGTGCGCGACCTGCGGACCGGCGTCACCCGCCTGGCGAGCACCGCGGCGGACGGCAGCCCCGGGGACGCCAACGTCCTGGACGTCTCGCTGAGCGCCGACGGCCGGTACCTGGCGTTCACCTCCAACCCCACCTACAACACCGCCGACAACCACATCTTCGTCAAGGACCTGCGGACCGGCGCCCTCCAGCGGATCGACGACGCCGTCGACACGGGCTACAGCGCCGGCAGCATGCCCGCCCTCAGCGCCGACGGCCGCTACGTCGCCTTCGTCGCCCTGCACACCAGCGACGCGGGGCCGGAGGGTGACCGGTCGAACCGGGTGTACCGCGTCGACCGCGTCACCGGCGAGCGGGTCCGCATCAGCCAGGTCCCCGGCGAAGGCGCCTGGAAGTCGGCCGCCACCCAGCCGACCATCAGCGCGGACGGCAACAAGGTCGGCTACCGGTTCTTCGTGCCGTATCCCACCCGCGGCGACTGGAGCGACGCCTACGTCCGTGACGTGCGCAGCGGCGAACTGACCCAGGTCGACAAGGCGCCGGACGGCACGGTGTCCGACGGGCACAGCGAGTACCCGCAGGTCAGCGCCGACGGCCGGTACATGGTGTTCAACTCGCTGGACTCGAAGCTGACGCCGGGTGACACCAACGGCACGCACAACGTCTTCGTCCGTGATCTGAAGACGGGGGACCTGCGCCGCATCGACGCCGGCGACCCGGCCGCCCACACCGGCTTTGCCCGGCTCAGCGCCGACAGCAGGTACCTCGCGTTCGGCTCCGCCGCCCCGGCCGACCCGAACGCCGCACGTCAGGTGTACGTGCGCGACCTGCGCACCGGACGCACGGAGCTCGTCAGCGCCGCGGCACAGGGCGGCCCGAGCGCCGACTACGCGGACTACCCGGTGATCGACCGGCACGGCCGCACGGTCGCCTTCAGCAGCCGGGGCGCCGACCTCGTGCCGGACGACACCGCCGACACCACCCACGTATACGTCCGCCACCTGCGGTGA
- a CDS encoding TetR/AcrR family transcriptional regulator translates to MEMIAERGLEELTMAALGREVGMSSGHLLYYFHSKDELLLRTLEWSEGRLGAERGRLLTRTASARERLDAYVDLYVPDGHRDPHWTLWLEVWNRSQNADDDARDRQAAIEGAWHRDLVALLAEGVSRGEFRAVDPDRFAARLRALLDGFSIHVAIGLRGTDRETILGHVREFLDEGLLADA, encoded by the coding sequence ATGGAGATGATCGCCGAACGCGGCCTGGAGGAGCTCACCATGGCCGCCCTCGGGCGTGAGGTCGGCATGAGCAGCGGCCATCTCCTCTACTACTTCCACTCCAAGGACGAGCTGCTGCTGCGGACCCTGGAGTGGAGCGAGGGCCGGCTCGGCGCCGAGCGCGGGCGGCTGCTCACCCGGACCGCCTCCGCCCGCGAACGCCTGGACGCGTACGTCGACCTCTACGTCCCCGACGGCCACCGCGACCCCCACTGGACGCTGTGGCTGGAGGTCTGGAACCGCTCGCAGAACGCCGACGACGACGCCCGCGACCGCCAGGCCGCGATCGAGGGCGCCTGGCACCGGGACCTGGTGGCGCTGCTGGCGGAAGGGGTGTCGAGGGGCGAGTTCCGAGCGGTCGACCCGGACCGGTTCGCCGCCCGCCTGCGGGCCCTGCTGGACGGCTTCTCCATCCATGTGGCCATCGGGCTGCGCGGCACGGACCGGGAGACGATTCTCGGCCACGTACGGGAGTTCCTGGACGAGGGCCTCCTCGCGGACGCCTGA
- a CDS encoding agmatine deiminase family protein — protein MTTPAADGFRMPAEWAPHERTWMAWPGPNPTFEDPDDLAASRIAWASVARAVRRFEPVTVVCGPGQSAEARALLGNGVETVERDLDDAWMRDIGPTFLTGSKGELAAVDWTFNGWGAQDWARWEHDAKIAAYVSDLAGSARTYASELVNEGGAIHVDGEGTVLLTETVQLGPERNPHWTREQVEAEIHAHLGTRKAIWLPRGLTGDYPPYGFGTLGHVDIVAAFARPGVVVAHVQPDPAHPDHELTKEIVGLLKSQTDARGRRLEVVEVPAPTVLEADGHWADYSYINHYLCNGGVVLCGFDDPRDEIAAGIFRRLFPERTVTLVDARTIFAGGGGIHCITQQQPRAGVR, from the coding sequence ATGACGACCCCCGCCGCCGACGGCTTCCGCATGCCCGCCGAGTGGGCCCCGCACGAGCGCACCTGGATGGCCTGGCCGGGACCCAACCCGACCTTCGAGGACCCGGACGACCTCGCGGCCTCCCGGATCGCCTGGGCGTCCGTCGCCCGTGCGGTCCGCCGCTTCGAGCCGGTGACGGTGGTGTGCGGCCCCGGCCAGTCGGCGGAGGCCCGCGCGCTGCTCGGGAACGGCGTCGAGACGGTCGAGCGGGACCTCGACGATGCCTGGATGCGGGACATCGGCCCGACCTTCCTGACCGGTTCCAAAGGCGAACTCGCCGCCGTGGACTGGACGTTCAACGGCTGGGGCGCCCAGGACTGGGCCCGCTGGGAGCACGACGCGAAGATCGCCGCGTACGTCTCCGACCTGGCGGGGTCGGCCCGGACGTACGCCTCGGAACTCGTCAACGAAGGCGGCGCGATCCACGTCGACGGCGAGGGCACCGTCCTGCTCACGGAGACGGTCCAGCTCGGCCCGGAGCGCAACCCGCACTGGACGCGCGAGCAGGTGGAGGCCGAGATCCACGCCCACCTCGGCACCCGCAAGGCGATCTGGCTGCCGCGCGGCCTGACCGGCGACTACCCGCCGTACGGCTTCGGCACCCTCGGCCATGTCGACATCGTCGCCGCGTTCGCCCGTCCCGGTGTGGTCGTCGCCCATGTGCAGCCGGACCCCGCCCACCCCGACCACGAGCTGACCAAGGAGATCGTCGGCCTGCTGAAGTCGCAGACGGACGCCCGCGGCCGCCGCCTGGAGGTCGTCGAGGTGCCCGCGCCCACCGTCCTGGAGGCGGACGGCCACTGGGCCGACTACTCCTACATCAACCACTACCTCTGCAACGGCGGCGTGGTGCTGTGCGGCTTCGACGACCCGCGCGACGAGATCGCGGCCGGTATCTTCCGCCGGCTGTTCCCGGAGCGGACGGTGACGCTGGTGGACGCCCGGACGATCTTCGCCGGTGGCGGGGGCATCCACTGCATCACTCAGCAACAGCCGAGGGCCGGGGTCAGGTAG
- a CDS encoding urease subunit alpha — protein MSRPGGHPAEARRLTPYEYAATHGPRAGDRIRLGDSGLTIRVESDSQRYGDEFLAGFGKTARDGLHLKAAAVRETCDVVISNVVVIDAALGIRKVSIGIREGRICSIGRAGNPDTLDGVDVVVGTGTSIVSGEGLIATAGAVDTHVHLLSPRIMEASLASGVTTIIGQEFGPVWGVGVNSPWALRHAFNAFDAWPVNIGFLGRGSSSDRAPLVEALAEGGASGFKVHEDMGAHTRALDTALRVAEEYDVQVALHSDGLNECLSVEDTLRVLEGRTIHAFHIEGCGGGHVPNVLKMAGVPNVIGSSTNPTLPFGRDAVAEHYGMIVSVHDLKTDLPGDAAMARDRIRAGTMGAEDVLHDLGAIGITSSDAQGMGRAGETVRRTFAMAGKMKAEFGAPDDGDDNERVLRYMAKLTINPAIAHGLSHEVGSIEAGKLADIVLWRPEYFGAKPQLVLKSGFPAYGVVGDPNAATDTCEPLVLGPQFGAYGATPADISVAFVAQAAVDRGNDSMPTRRRRVAVRGTRGIGPADLRLNSRTGAVDVDQRSGLVTLDGEPLRSEPADSVALNRLYFL, from the coding sequence ATGAGCCGTCCCGGAGGGCATCCCGCAGAGGCCCGCCGCCTCACCCCGTACGAGTACGCCGCCACCCACGGCCCCCGCGCCGGCGACCGCATCCGCCTCGGCGACTCCGGCCTGACCATCCGCGTCGAGTCGGACTCCCAGCGCTACGGCGACGAGTTCCTCGCCGGGTTCGGCAAGACCGCCCGGGACGGGCTGCACCTCAAGGCGGCCGCCGTGCGGGAGACCTGTGACGTGGTGATCAGCAACGTCGTCGTGATCGACGCGGCGCTGGGGATCCGCAAGGTCTCCATCGGTATCAGGGAGGGCCGGATCTGCTCGATCGGGCGGGCCGGGAACCCCGACACCCTCGACGGCGTGGACGTCGTGGTCGGCACGGGCACGTCGATCGTGTCGGGCGAGGGCCTCATCGCCACCGCCGGGGCCGTCGACACGCATGTGCACCTGCTGTCGCCGCGCATCATGGAGGCCTCGCTGGCGTCCGGCGTGACCACGATCATCGGGCAGGAGTTCGGGCCGGTGTGGGGCGTCGGCGTCAACTCGCCGTGGGCGCTGCGGCACGCGTTCAATGCCTTCGACGCCTGGCCGGTCAACATCGGCTTCCTGGGGCGCGGTTCCTCGTCGGACCGGGCCCCGCTGGTCGAGGCCCTCGCCGAGGGCGGCGCCTCCGGCTTCAAGGTCCACGAGGACATGGGCGCCCACACCCGGGCGCTGGACACGGCCCTGCGGGTCGCCGAGGAGTACGACGTCCAGGTCGCCCTGCACAGCGACGGCCTGAACGAATGCCTCTCCGTCGAGGACACCCTGCGCGTGCTGGAAGGCCGCACCATCCACGCCTTCCACATCGAGGGCTGCGGCGGCGGACACGTCCCGAACGTGCTGAAGATGGCCGGCGTGCCCAACGTCATCGGCTCCTCCACGAACCCGACCCTGCCCTTCGGCCGGGACGCGGTCGCCGAGCACTACGGCATGATCGTCTCCGTCCACGACCTCAAGACCGACCTTCCCGGCGACGCCGCCATGGCCCGCGACCGCATCCGCGCCGGGACGATGGGCGCCGAGGACGTGCTGCACGACCTGGGCGCGATCGGCATCACCTCCTCGGACGCGCAGGGCATGGGGCGTGCGGGCGAGACCGTCCGCCGTACGTTCGCGATGGCCGGGAAGATGAAGGCCGAGTTCGGCGCCCCGGACGACGGCGACGACAACGAGCGCGTCCTGCGCTACATGGCCAAACTGACCATCAACCCGGCCATCGCGCACGGCCTCTCGCACGAGGTGGGGTCGATCGAGGCCGGCAAGCTCGCCGACATCGTGCTGTGGCGGCCCGAGTACTTCGGAGCCAAGCCGCAGCTGGTGCTGAAGTCCGGCTTCCCTGCGTACGGCGTGGTCGGCGACCCCAACGCGGCCACCGACACCTGCGAACCCCTCGTCCTGGGACCGCAGTTCGGGGCGTACGGCGCCACGCCCGCCGACATCTCCGTCGCCTTCGTCGCGCAGGCCGCCGTCGACCGGGGCAACGACTCCATGCCGACCCGGCGCCGCAGGGTCGCCGTGCGCGGCACGCGCGGCATCGGGCCGGCCGACCTGCGCCTCAACTCCCGTACCGGAGCTGTCGACGTGGACCAGCGCAGCGGTCTGGTCACCCTCGACGGCGAGCCGCTGCGCTCCGAGCCGGCCGACTCGGTCGCCCTCAACCGCCTCTATTTCCTGTGA